A genomic stretch from Solanum stenotomum isolate F172 chromosome 8, ASM1918654v1, whole genome shotgun sequence includes:
- the LOC125873170 gene encoding uncharacterized protein At5g39865-like has translation MLLSRTKSKIWIHNNNSPNFSCSSFKDINTLFSDDSDYNSPVSTTTTKKPNIFHRVLRVNAVLRAFSTRPAPAPAPAPESTTPKSIQIPAAEKKIVIYFTSLRVIRSTFDDCKAVRSILSSFRVSVDERDVSMDAGFMEELKTILGTRVKTKLSLPRVFIGGSYVGGAAEIIQLHEAGELKKYVEGLTPAEFSTCEVCGGNRFVLCEECSGSQKCYSEKSGFRTCTVCNENGLIRCPSCYYPIL, from the coding sequence ATGTTGCTTAGTCGAACCAAATCAAAGATTTGGATTCACAACAACAATTCTCCCAATTTCTCTTGTTCTTCTTTCAAAGATATCAACACCCTTTTCTCCGACGATTCTGATTACAATTCACCCGtttccaccaccaccaccaaaaaACCCAATATATTCCATCGTGTCCTCCGCGTTAACGCCGTCCTCCGTGCTTTCTCAACCCGACCCGCACCAGCACCCGCACCCGCACCCGAATCAACAACTCCGAAATCGATTCAAATCCCAGCAGCTGAGAAGAAAATAGTGATTTACTTCACCAGCCTTAGAGTAATTCGTTCTACATTCGATGATTGCAAAGCCGTTCGATCGATTCTGTCTAGCTTTCGTGTTTCGGTTGATGAACGAGATGTGTCTATGGATGCGGGGTTCATGGAAGAGCTAAAGACGATATTGGGTACCCGTGTAAAGACGAAATTGTCCTTGCCCAGAGTTTTCATCGGCGGGAGTTACGTTGGTGGCGCGGCGGAGATTATTCAGCTGCATGAAGCCGGTGAGCTGAAGAAATACGTTGAAGGGCTGACTCCGGCGGAATTCAGCACGTGCGAAGTGTGTGGAGGTAATAGATTTGTTCTCTGTGAAGAGTGCAGTGGTAGCCAAAAGTGTTATAGCGAGAAAAGTGGATTCAGGACTTGCACGGTTTGTAATGAGAATGGTTTGATCAGGTGCCCTTCTTGTTACTACCCGATACTCTGA